The following proteins are encoded in a genomic region of Methanofollis sp.:
- a CDS encoding PAS domain-containing protein has translation METRGSAGAWQGMDFLPVGICIIDPEFRVCYWNACLEEWTGIPADEIRGEEITFRFPSLKRPVITERINQVMQGGAPIVFSSQIHHYLIPSCLPDGKMRIQRTTLIPVASEEEGRSNVMIVCEDVSTLTREVVAYRATKNNLTHELEERIKAEKELKAAQEALLAYLIESASRVMHPAETVRADLEGIIGDLDTGDWRPEEIRMQLQVEIGTIRAIEENLAELIKAATGGRRDIPEIFRKFLLEKGYES, from the coding sequence ATGGAGACGCGTGGGTCTGCTGGCGCATGGCAGGGGATGGACTTCCTGCCGGTCGGCATATGCATCATCGATCCGGAGTTCAGGGTCTGTTACTGGAACGCCTGCCTGGAGGAGTGGACCGGGATCCCCGCAGACGAGATACGGGGAGAGGAGATAACCTTCCGCTTCCCGTCCCTGAAAAGGCCGGTTATCACCGAACGGATCAATCAGGTCATGCAAGGGGGCGCACCGATCGTCTTCTCCTCCCAGATCCACCACTATCTCATCCCCTCATGCCTTCCTGACGGAAAAATGCGGATCCAGCGCACCACCCTGATCCCGGTCGCCAGCGAAGAAGAAGGGAGATCAAATGTCATGATCGTCTGCGAGGACGTGAGCACCCTGACCCGCGAGGTGGTGGCGTACAGGGCGACGAAAAACAATCTTACACACGAACTTGAGGAGCGGATAAAAGCAGAAAAAGAACTGAAGGCCGCCCAGGAGGCACTCCTCGCGTATCTCATAGAGAGCGCGTCGCGGGTCATGCACCCGGCAGAGACTGTCAGGGCAGATCTGGAGGGGATCATCGGCGATCTGGATACAGGGGACTGGCGTCCGGAGGAGATCAGGATGCAACTCCAGGTGGAGATCGGCACAATCAGGGCGATCGAAGAGAATCTGGCAGAACTTATCAAGGCAGCCACCGGGGGACGCCGGGATATCCCGGAAATTTTCAGAAAATTCCTGCTGGAAAAGGGATACGAATCATGA